A single Altererythrobacter sp. BO-6 DNA region contains:
- a CDS encoding DUF445 domain-containing protein: MRWTATGLLAAMAVLFFTTHGLLGTHPAWGYVNAFAEAAMVGGLADWFAVTALFRHPLGLPIPHTAIIPENKDRIADTMAQFLRENFLTPAVVARRMAGMNVARAVGEFLTDPPRTPSDSDGASRLTGGVSELLAEVLESLDPDRLGNQVRTGLGNQFAKIDVSPLAGRMLEGAIADGRHMPLMDGFIRWAGLTLEDNEATVRDIIESRANAVMRWTGLDERISSSVLDGLYKLLAEVLVDPEHPIRSKIEEGLEKLAHDLQHDPATRERVESMKRDLIENPAVAEWWMGVWERIRRSLIRRARDPENALGGEMRKILVEMGRALQQDVRLQMQINRLARRTMVGVATRYGGQIVQLVSETVKRWDAVTITGRIESAVGRDLQFIRINGTIVGGLVGMTLHAITGLM; the protein is encoded by the coding sequence ATGCGCTGGACCGCCACTGGCCTGCTCGCGGCGATGGCGGTGCTTTTCTTCACCACCCACGGCTTGCTCGGCACTCATCCTGCATGGGGCTATGTCAACGCCTTTGCCGAAGCGGCGATGGTGGGCGGGCTGGCAGACTGGTTCGCGGTGACCGCGCTGTTCCGCCACCCGCTGGGCCTGCCGATCCCGCACACCGCGATCATTCCCGAAAACAAGGACCGCATTGCCGACACCATGGCGCAGTTCTTGCGCGAGAATTTCCTCACTCCCGCCGTTGTCGCGCGGCGCATGGCGGGCATGAACGTGGCGCGCGCGGTGGGCGAATTCCTGACCGATCCGCCGCGCACGCCCAGCGACAGCGACGGCGCCTCGCGCCTTACCGGCGGCGTGTCCGAACTGCTCGCCGAAGTGCTCGAATCGCTTGATCCGGACCGGCTCGGCAACCAGGTGCGCACCGGATTGGGCAACCAGTTCGCCAAGATCGATGTCTCGCCGCTCGCCGGGCGCATGCTCGAAGGCGCGATCGCGGACGGGCGCCATATGCCGCTGATGGATGGTTTCATCCGCTGGGCCGGGCTTACGCTGGAAGACAATGAAGCCACGGTGCGCGACATCATCGAATCCCGCGCCAATGCGGTGATGCGCTGGACCGGCCTCGACGAACGCATCTCCAGCTCGGTGCTGGACGGGCTCTACAAATTGCTGGCCGAAGTGCTGGTCGATCCCGAACATCCGATCCGCAGCAAGATCGAGGAAGGCCTTGAAAAGCTCGCGCATGATCTGCAGCACGATCCGGCTACGCGTGAACGCGTCGAGAGCATGAAGCGCGACCTGATCGAGAATCCGGCGGTGGCGGAATGGTGGATGGGCGTGTGGGAGCGGATTCGCCGCTCGCTGATCCGCCGGGCGCGCGATCCCGAAAACGCGCTGGGCGGCGAGATGCGCAAGATCCTGGTGGAGATGGGCCGCGCCCTGCAGCAGGACGTGCGGCTGCAGATGCAGATCAACCGGCTCGCGCGCCGCACCATGGTGGGCGTGGCCACCCGCTATGGCGGGCAGATCGTCCAGCTGGTGTCAGAAACGGTCAAGCGCTGGGACGCGGTGACGATTACCGGGCGGATTGAAAGCGCGGTAGGCCGCGACCTGCAGTTCATCCGCATCAACGGCACGATCGTGGGCGGGCTGGTGGGAATGACGCTGCACGCGATCACGGGGTTGATGTGA
- a CDS encoding OmpA family protein, with protein sequence MKTSRIVLSSLAAASLVGTSACVTDPNTGEKKVSRTAIGGVGGAVLGGLLGGAIGGKTGRIVGAVAGGAAGGYVGYRMDQQIKELKEETEGSGVDVTEVDNGQAILVNLPDGVTFDVGSATLKPAFRDTLNGVADSLIKYPNSIIDVYGHTDSTGSDAFNQALSERRAQTVANYLQSRGVSQARIRWQGFGETMPIADNGTEEGRSRNRRVEIKIIPFTEEEVRAAQAQQR encoded by the coding sequence ATGAAAACATCCCGAATAGTCCTGTCCAGCCTCGCGGCGGCCTCGTTGGTCGGCACCAGTGCCTGTGTGACCGATCCCAATACCGGAGAGAAGAAGGTTTCGCGCACCGCCATCGGCGGCGTCGGTGGCGCAGTTCTCGGCGGCCTGCTGGGCGGCGCAATCGGCGGCAAGACCGGCCGCATCGTCGGCGCGGTCGCGGGCGGCGCTGCGGGTGGCTATGTCGGCTACCGGATGGACCAGCAGATCAAGGAGCTCAAGGAAGAGACCGAGGGTTCAGGCGTCGATGTGACCGAAGTCGACAACGGCCAGGCGATCCTGGTCAATTTGCCTGACGGGGTGACCTTCGATGTTGGTAGCGCCACGCTGAAGCCCGCATTCCGCGACACGCTGAACGGCGTGGCAGACAGCCTGATCAAATATCCCAACAGCATTATCGACGTGTACGGCCACACCGATTCGACCGGCTCGGATGCTTTCAACCAGGCACTGTCGGAACGGCGCGCGCAGACCGTTGCCAACTACCTGCAATCGCGCGGCGTTTCGCAGGCGCGGATTCGCTGGCAAGGCTTCGGCGAAACCATGCCGATTGCCGACAACGGGACCGAAGAAGGCCGTTCGCGCAACCGCCGGGTCGAAATCAAGATCATCCCCTTCACCGAAGAGGAAGTTCGCGCGGCGCAGGCCCAGCAGCGCTAA
- the sucC gene encoding ADP-forming succinate--CoA ligase subunit beta — protein sequence MNIHEYQAKELLAKYGIGIPAGHAALTVDEAVEGAKKLPGPLYVVKAQIHAGGRGKGKFKELPADAKGGVRLAKSIEEVEANAKEMLGNTLVTIQTGEAGKQVNRLYVTDGVDIAKEYYLSMLVDRASGRVAMIVSTEGGMDIEEVAHSTPEKITTITIDPAQGFMPHHGRAAAFALKLTGDLNKQAQKLTKQLYTAFMDLDCEMLEINPLVETADGNLLVLDTKMSFDGNALFRHKDVEALRDVTEEDPAEVEASEYDLAYIKLDGNIGCMVNGAGLAMATMDIIKLNGAFPANFLDVGGGATREKVTAAFKIILKDPAVEGILVNIFGGIMKCDVIADGIVAAAKDVNLSVPLVVRLEGTNVEEGKAILNNSGLPIVSADNLGDAAKKIVAEVKQAA from the coding sequence ATGAATATTCACGAATACCAGGCCAAGGAACTGCTCGCGAAATATGGCATCGGCATCCCTGCCGGCCACGCCGCACTGACCGTGGACGAAGCGGTCGAAGGCGCCAAGAAGCTGCCCGGGCCGCTCTATGTCGTGAAGGCGCAGATCCACGCCGGCGGGCGCGGCAAAGGCAAGTTCAAGGAACTTCCGGCCGATGCCAAGGGCGGCGTGCGGCTCGCCAAGAGCATTGAGGAAGTCGAAGCCAATGCGAAGGAAATGCTCGGCAACACGCTGGTGACGATCCAGACCGGCGAAGCGGGCAAGCAGGTCAACCGCCTCTACGTCACCGACGGTGTCGACATCGCCAAGGAATACTACCTCTCGATGCTGGTCGATCGGGCTTCGGGCCGGGTCGCCATGATCGTTTCGACCGAAGGCGGGATGGACATCGAGGAAGTCGCGCATTCGACGCCGGAAAAGATCACCACCATCACGATCGATCCGGCGCAGGGCTTCATGCCGCATCATGGCCGCGCCGCAGCATTCGCGCTGAAGCTGACCGGCGATCTCAACAAGCAGGCGCAGAAGCTGACCAAGCAGCTCTACACCGCGTTCATGGATCTCGACTGCGAAATGCTGGAGATCAACCCGCTGGTCGAAACGGCTGACGGCAACTTGCTGGTGCTCGACACCAAGATGAGCTTCGACGGCAATGCGTTGTTCCGCCACAAGGACGTGGAAGCACTGCGCGATGTGACCGAGGAAGACCCGGCTGAAGTCGAGGCGAGCGAATACGATCTCGCCTACATCAAGCTCGACGGCAATATCGGCTGCATGGTCAATGGTGCGGGCCTGGCCATGGCGACGATGGACATCATCAAGCTCAACGGCGCATTCCCGGCCAACTTCCTCGACGTGGGCGGCGGCGCCACCCGCGAGAAAGTGACCGCGGCGTTCAAGATCATCCTGAAGGACCCGGCGGTCGAGGGGATCCTGGTCAACATCTTCGGCGGGATCATGAAGTGCGACGTGATCGCTGACGGCATTGTCGCCGCGGCGAAGGACGTGAACCTGTCGGTCCCGCTCGTCGTCCGCCTCGAAGGCACCAATGTCGAGGAAGGCAAGGCGATCCTCAACAATTCGGGCTTGCCGATCGTCAGCGCGGACAATCTGGGCGATGCCGCGAAGAAGATCGTCGCCGAGGTGAAGCAGGCGGCCTGA
- a CDS encoding electron transfer flavoprotein subunit beta/FixA family protein, with protein MKILVPVKRVIDYNVKPRVKADGSGVDLANVKMSMNPFDEIAVEEAIRIKEAGKATEIVAVSIGPAKAQETLRTALAMGADRAILVEVEDGVDVEPLAVAKILKAIADEEQPGIVMLGKQSISDDSNQTGQMLAALMGRPQGTFANTVEVEGDSVTVKREVDGGLETVKLSLPAIVTTDLRLNEPRYASLPNIMKAKQKPLANKTPGDYGVDITPRLTTTNVSEPPVRQAGIKVADVDELVAKIKALGIA; from the coding sequence ATGAAAATCCTCGTGCCCGTCAAGCGGGTGATCGACTACAACGTCAAGCCGCGCGTCAAGGCGGACGGTTCGGGCGTTGATCTTGCCAACGTCAAGATGAGCATGAACCCGTTTGACGAGATCGCGGTGGAAGAGGCGATCCGCATCAAGGAAGCGGGCAAGGCGACCGAGATCGTCGCGGTGTCGATCGGCCCGGCGAAAGCGCAGGAAACGCTGCGCACCGCGCTGGCGATGGGCGCAGACCGCGCGATCCTGGTCGAAGTGGAAGACGGCGTCGATGTCGAGCCGCTGGCGGTCGCCAAGATCCTCAAGGCGATTGCCGACGAGGAACAGCCGGGCATCGTGATGCTGGGCAAGCAGTCGATTTCGGATGACAGCAACCAGACCGGGCAGATGCTCGCTGCGCTGATGGGCCGTCCGCAGGGCACTTTCGCCAACACCGTCGAAGTCGAGGGCGACAGCGTGACGGTGAAGCGCGAAGTCGATGGCGGGCTGGAGACGGTAAAGCTGTCGCTGCCGGCGATCGTCACCACCGATCTGCGCCTGAACGAGCCGCGCTATGCCTCGCTGCCGAACATCATGAAGGCCAAGCAGAAGCCGCTCGCGAACAAGACGCCGGGCGATTACGGCGTCGACATCACGCCGCGCCTCACCACCACCAATGTGTCCGAGCCGCCAGTGCGCCAGGCCGGCATCAAGGTGGCCGACGTCGACGAACTCGTCGCCAAGATCAAGGCGCTCGGGATCGCATAA
- a CDS encoding hemolysin family protein has product MTPFPWPDAIIIAGLIVLNGVFAMSELAIVSAKTASLRGKRDKGSPSARVALQLAADPGKFLSTVQIGITLIGIIAGAYSGASLGAPAGERLAQLGVPPEWAEDAGFALVIALTTYFSLVVGELVPKQLALRHAVPIALVMARPMAFLARVAAPLVWVLDTSSGLLIRLMGVRPGGQSSVTAEELHMIFADATRSGVIEADQHQILAGVVRLAERPVREMMTPRTEVDWIDVGADEAEIRQTIEDSPHSLLPVVDGSPDAVLGVVKVREVLATMVAGRKVNLRRLMKKAEVVPDQLDAMDALRVLQQSEIAMAMVHDEYGHLDGIVTPVDLLTAIVGEFVSDQDQGEGPLITEREDGSLLVSGALSADALADRLGIEYADDREFGTVAGYVLSVLKQLPEEGEHFHDQGWRFEVVDMDGRRIDKLLVSREMESSQRS; this is encoded by the coding sequence GTGACACCCTTTCCCTGGCCAGACGCAATCATCATTGCCGGTTTGATCGTGCTCAACGGCGTATTCGCCATGTCCGAGCTGGCGATCGTCTCGGCCAAGACCGCGAGCCTGCGTGGCAAGCGCGACAAGGGATCGCCCAGTGCGCGCGTGGCGCTGCAGCTGGCGGCCGATCCGGGCAAGTTCCTGTCAACCGTCCAGATCGGTATCACGCTGATCGGCATCATTGCCGGCGCCTATTCGGGCGCAAGCCTGGGCGCCCCGGCAGGGGAAAGGCTGGCGCAGTTGGGCGTGCCGCCGGAATGGGCCGAAGATGCAGGCTTTGCGCTGGTGATCGCGCTGACGACCTATTTCAGCCTGGTGGTGGGCGAACTGGTGCCCAAACAGCTGGCGCTGCGCCACGCTGTGCCGATCGCGCTCGTCATGGCCCGGCCGATGGCATTCCTGGCGCGCGTCGCCGCGCCGCTGGTGTGGGTGCTCGACACCTCCTCGGGCCTGCTGATTCGCCTCATGGGTGTGCGCCCCGGCGGGCAATCCTCGGTCACCGCGGAAGAGCTGCACATGATCTTCGCCGACGCCACCCGTTCGGGCGTGATCGAGGCGGACCAGCACCAGATCCTGGCCGGGGTGGTGCGGCTGGCCGAACGGCCGGTGCGCGAGATGATGACGCCGCGCACCGAAGTCGACTGGATCGATGTTGGCGCTGACGAGGCAGAGATCCGCCAGACGATCGAAGACAGTCCGCATTCGCTGCTGCCCGTGGTGGACGGATCGCCCGATGCCGTGCTGGGCGTCGTCAAGGTGCGCGAAGTGCTGGCGACCATGGTGGCCGGGCGCAAGGTGAACCTGCGCCGACTGATGAAGAAGGCCGAGGTGGTGCCTGACCAGCTTGACGCGATGGATGCACTGCGGGTGCTCCAGCAGTCCGAAATCGCCATGGCGATGGTGCATGACGAATACGGCCATCTCGACGGGATCGTCACCCCGGTCGACCTGCTGACTGCGATTGTCGGCGAGTTCGTAAGCGATCAGGATCAGGGCGAAGGCCCGCTGATTACCGAGCGCGAGGATGGCTCGCTGCTGGTCTCGGGCGCGCTGTCAGCCGATGCCCTGGCTGACCGGCTGGGCATCGAATATGCCGATGACCGCGAATTCGGCACGGTGGCGGGCTATGTCCTGTCCGTGCTCAAGCAGCTGCCCGAGGAAGGCGAGCATTTCCACGATCAGGGCTGGCGCTTCGAAGTCGTCGATATGGACGGCCGCCGCATCGACAAGCTTCTGGTGTCACGGGAAATGGAGTCGTCGCAGCGCTCGTGA
- the ileS gene encoding isoleucine--tRNA ligase, which produces MTEKRDYRDTVFLPKTDFPMKAGLPQKEPVIQARWQEEGLYTQLREARAGREKFILHDGPPYANGDMHIGHALNHILKDMVCRTQNLAGKDAPYVPGWDCHGLPIEWKVEELYRKQKKEKPVLSGKGRDEAAVKAFRDECRAYAQHWVDTQREQLKRLGIMGDWDHPYLTMQKESEAVIVAELLKLAEAGNLYRGSKPVMWSPVEQTALAEAEVEYEDITSTQIDVAFEITESPIPELVGAHAVIWTTTPWTIPVNQALAYGPEVEYQRISVSLDIDVDLPDGSDELARWMRNCDFLRNNSFLVATELVEVFAERVRRAVQDSVGPTAGIALDDLYISWAGKGSELAGTVVRHPMHHLGGFYAAPRPLLPGDFVTTDSGTGLVHMSPDHGEDDFALCKAHGIDPVFAVDDGGLYRDDWAWLGGHDERRRSVINANFNAPDGPICLDLREAGALLAASADYQHSYPHSWRSKAKVIFRCTPQWFVPMDKHLAHLPALSKAEQRWEGEGGDVTIDEEATAGSPTLREIALEAIRNTRFVPEKGRNRIGSMVEGRPDWVLSRQRAWGVPITLFVRPDGSYLQDPEVNARIVAAVHEEGMDAWNSANKAAFLGPNHKPDDYEMVTDILDVWFDSGCTHAFVLESGRWPDLKWPADLYLEGSDQHRGWFQSSLLESCVTRGRAPYDQVLTHGFTMDAKGKKMSKSLGNTIDPLKVMEQYGADIIRLWALSVDFTEDHRIGDEILKGVGDQYRKLRNTFRYLLGALDGFVGDMGDVGEIPELERYVLALLADLDGKLRQAVDDYDFNAYTRLLVDFCNEDLSAFFFDIRKDSLYCDGPDSNTRNAYRTVLDILFHALVRYAAPVLVYTAEEVWQSRYPDGGSVHLLEWPRVPGVEADGARWGKLRALRERVNEAIEPLRRDKVIRSSLEAEVTVPADAVPDGFSDEDLAELFITATVTRGQGADVTVTKSNHHKCGRCWRLLPEVAEDGDLCGRCEEVVGA; this is translated from the coding sequence ATGACAGAAAAGCGCGACTACAGAGACACGGTCTTCCTGCCGAAGACCGATTTCCCCATGAAAGCCGGCCTTCCCCAGAAGGAACCGGTGATCCAGGCGCGCTGGCAGGAGGAAGGCCTCTACACGCAGCTGCGCGAGGCGCGTGCGGGCCGCGAGAAGTTCATCCTGCATGATGGCCCGCCTTACGCCAATGGCGACATGCATATCGGCCACGCGCTGAACCACATCCTGAAAGACATGGTCTGCCGCACGCAGAACCTGGCGGGCAAGGATGCGCCGTATGTGCCCGGCTGGGATTGCCACGGCCTGCCGATCGAATGGAAGGTCGAAGAGCTTTACCGCAAGCAGAAGAAGGAGAAGCCCGTCCTGTCCGGCAAGGGCCGTGACGAGGCCGCGGTCAAGGCCTTCCGCGACGAATGCCGCGCCTATGCGCAGCATTGGGTCGATACCCAGCGCGAACAGCTGAAGCGGCTCGGCATCATGGGCGATTGGGACCACCCCTACCTCACCATGCAGAAAGAGAGCGAGGCGGTGATCGTCGCCGAGCTGCTCAAGCTGGCCGAGGCGGGGAACCTCTATCGCGGATCGAAGCCGGTGATGTGGAGCCCGGTGGAACAGACCGCGCTGGCCGAGGCCGAGGTTGAATATGAGGACATCACCTCGACCCAGATCGACGTGGCGTTCGAGATCACGGAAAGCCCGATCCCGGAGCTGGTCGGCGCCCACGCGGTGATCTGGACGACGACGCCGTGGACGATCCCGGTAAACCAGGCTTTGGCTTATGGGCCAGAGGTTGAGTATCAGCGTATTTCAGTGAGCCTCGATATTGATGTCGACTTGCCGGACGGTTCGGACGAACTTGCCCGGTGGATGCGCAACTGCGACTTTCTGCGGAACAATTCATTCCTCGTTGCTACTGAACTGGTCGAGGTTTTTGCAGAGCGTGTGAGGCGTGCGGTGCAAGACAGCGTGGGTCCGACAGCAGGGATCGCATTGGATGATCTCTACATCAGCTGGGCTGGCAAAGGCTCCGAACTCGCCGGAACCGTCGTGCGCCATCCGATGCACCATCTCGGCGGGTTCTACGCCGCGCCGCGTCCGCTGCTGCCGGGCGATTTCGTCACCACCGACAGCGGCACCGGGCTCGTCCATATGTCGCCCGATCATGGCGAGGACGATTTTGCGCTGTGCAAGGCGCATGGCATCGATCCGGTCTTCGCGGTCGACGATGGCGGGCTCTACCGTGACGACTGGGCATGGCTGGGCGGGCATGACGAGCGCCGCCGCAGCGTGATCAACGCCAATTTCAACGCGCCCGACGGCCCGATCTGTTTGGACCTGCGCGAGGCCGGCGCGCTGCTCGCCGCCAGCGCGGATTACCAGCACTCCTATCCGCATAGCTGGCGCTCCAAGGCCAAAGTGATCTTCCGCTGCACCCCGCAATGGTTCGTGCCGATGGACAAGCACCTGGCGCACCTTCCCGCGCTCTCGAAGGCAGAGCAACGCTGGGAAGGGGAAGGCGGCGATGTCACCATCGACGAGGAAGCGACCGCCGGTTCGCCCACCCTGCGCGAAATCGCGCTGGAGGCGATCCGCAACACCCGCTTCGTGCCTGAAAAAGGCCGCAACCGCATCGGCAGCATGGTCGAAGGGCGGCCTGACTGGGTGCTCAGCCGCCAGCGCGCCTGGGGTGTGCCGATCACGCTGTTCGTGCGACCCGATGGCTCGTATTTGCAGGACCCCGAAGTCAATGCCCGCATCGTCGCCGCGGTGCACGAAGAGGGGATGGACGCCTGGAACAGCGCCAACAAGGCCGCGTTCCTGGGGCCGAACCACAAGCCTGACGATTACGAGATGGTCACCGACATTCTCGACGTGTGGTTCGATTCGGGCTGCACCCATGCTTTCGTGCTGGAAAGCGGGCGCTGGCCGGACCTCAAATGGCCCGCCGATCTCTACCTCGAAGGCAGCGACCAGCATCGCGGCTGGTTCCAGTCCTCGCTGCTGGAAAGCTGCGTAACGCGCGGCCGCGCGCCCTACGACCAGGTGCTGACCCACGGCTTCACCATGGATGCCAAGGGCAAGAAGATGTCGAAGAGCCTCGGCAACACGATCGACCCACTCAAGGTGATGGAGCAATATGGTGCGGACATCATCCGGCTGTGGGCGCTCTCGGTCGATTTCACCGAAGACCACCGGATCGGCGACGAGATCCTCAAAGGCGTGGGCGACCAGTACCGCAAGCTGCGCAACACCTTCCGCTACCTGCTCGGCGCGCTCGACGGCTTTGTCGGCGACATGGGCGATGTCGGCGAAATTCCGGAGCTGGAGCGCTATGTGCTGGCGCTGCTGGCGGATCTCGACGGCAAGCTGCGCCAGGCAGTCGATGATTACGATTTCAACGCCTACACCCGCTTGCTGGTCGATTTCTGCAACGAGGATTTGTCAGCCTTCTTCTTCGATATCCGCAAGGACAGCCTCTATTGCGACGGGCCGGATTCGAACACGCGCAATGCCTATCGCACCGTGCTCGACATCCTGTTCCACGCGCTGGTGCGCTATGCCGCGCCGGTGCTGGTCTACACCGCCGAAGAAGTGTGGCAGAGCCGCTATCCCGATGGCGGCAGCGTGCACCTGCTCGAATGGCCGCGCGTTCCCGGCGTCGAGGCGGACGGCGCGCGGTGGGGCAAGCTACGTGCGCTGCGAGAGCGGGTGAACGAAGCGATCGAACCGCTGCGGCGCGACAAGGTGATCCGCTCAAGCCTGGAGGCCGAAGTCACCGTGCCAGCCGATGCGGTGCCGGATGGCTTCAGCGACGAGGACCTCGCCGAATTGTTCATCACTGCGACAGTCACGCGCGGGCAAGGCGCCGATGTGACCGTGACCAAGAGCAACCACCACAAATGCGGCCGCTGCTGGCGCCTGCTGCCCGAAGTGGCAGAGGATGGCGATTTGTGCGGCCGGTGCGAGGAGGTGGTCGGTGCGTGA
- the lspA gene encoding signal peptidase II, translated as MRDLFTRNRLIGLAIAAVIFASDQFVKWLVIGPLQLRERYVIDLLPFFDLRYTENRGVSLGLFEATSAEMRWVLVGVTALIAIVVAVWMMRERLLGDIIGLGMILGGALGNIVDRTKFGYVIDYADFHIGDFRPFLIFNVADAAITIGVVIILARSFFVSEKAEATV; from the coding sequence GTGCGTGATCTCTTTACCCGCAACCGGCTGATCGGCCTTGCGATTGCCGCGGTGATCTTTGCCAGCGACCAGTTCGTCAAATGGCTGGTGATCGGCCCGCTGCAATTGCGCGAGCGCTATGTGATCGACCTGCTGCCCTTCTTCGACCTGCGCTATACCGAGAACCGCGGCGTGTCGCTGGGGCTGTTCGAAGCGACCAGCGCCGAAATGCGCTGGGTGCTGGTGGGCGTGACAGCGCTGATCGCGATCGTCGTCGCGGTGTGGATGATGCGCGAGCGGCTGCTTGGTGACATCATCGGCTTGGGGATGATCCTGGGCGGCGCGCTCGGCAATATCGTCGATCGCACCAAATTCGGCTATGTCATCGACTATGCCGATTTCCACATCGGGGATTTCCGCCCCTTCCTGATTTTCAATGTCGCCGATGCCGCTATCACCATCGGCGTGGTGATTATCCTTGCCCGTTCCTTTTTCGTCAGCGAAAAGGCCGAGGCGACAGTTTGA
- a CDS encoding DUF3035 domain-containing protein, translating to MPSLKTPILLIATSALLAGCGSGGFLNRERPDEFAVQRQAPLVVPPDFNLVPPAPGAPRPSEGTASEQALEALFGGPAQRSAIETSALDRAGAAAPGIRSSVGDPQTNTVAKGSVTRDIIAAPEGDGASAQAVIPS from the coding sequence ATGCCTAGCCTGAAGACCCCGATCCTGCTGATCGCCACCAGCGCCCTGCTGGCCGGATGCGGCAGCGGCGGCTTTCTCAACCGCGAGCGCCCCGATGAATTCGCGGTGCAGCGCCAGGCCCCGCTGGTGGTCCCGCCCGATTTCAACCTGGTGCCGCCCGCACCTGGTGCCCCGCGTCCGAGCGAAGGAACCGCCTCGGAACAGGCGCTTGAGGCGCTGTTCGGCGGCCCGGCCCAGCGCAGCGCGATCGAAACCAGCGCGCTTGACCGTGCCGGCGCAGCCGCGCCCGGTATCCGCTCCTCAGTGGGCGATCCGCAAACCAACACTGTCGCCAAGGGCAGCGTAACGCGCGACATCATCGCCGCGCCCGAAGGCGACGGCGCCTCAGCGCAGGCGGTTATACCTTCCTGA
- a CDS encoding 3'(2'),5'-bisphosphate nucleotidase CysQ: protein MIDRQRFEAIVREAGRMAHDLWPGAGHALDSWDKEPGTPVSEADLAVDAFLKRELGLLLPAAGWLSEETADCHSRLPRDLVWLVDPIDGTRDFVRGRSGWCVSVALVSGGRPLIGMLDAPARGEHWLAEAGKGAWRNGEPLNASRRAQFSGARVPADHLPREDSDLTLVDKPNSIALRIAMVAADEADLVATLRWGYEWDIAAATLIAREAGAEVTDAFGAQLRYNKHDPRAFGLLVCAPEIHGEAVARLAERAAELAPRTR from the coding sequence GTGATCGACCGGCAGCGCTTTGAGGCGATCGTCCGCGAAGCCGGGCGCATGGCGCATGACCTGTGGCCGGGCGCGGGCCATGCGCTTGACAGCTGGGACAAGGAGCCGGGTACGCCGGTGTCCGAAGCGGATCTTGCGGTCGATGCCTTTCTGAAGCGGGAGCTGGGCTTGCTCTTGCCGGCAGCAGGATGGCTTTCCGAAGAGACCGCCGATTGCCATTCGCGGCTGCCGCGCGACCTGGTGTGGCTGGTCGATCCGATCGACGGCACGCGAGATTTCGTGCGCGGGCGCAGCGGCTGGTGCGTCTCGGTGGCGCTGGTGAGCGGCGGGCGGCCGCTGATCGGCATGCTGGATGCTCCCGCGCGGGGCGAGCATTGGCTGGCCGAAGCGGGCAAGGGGGCCTGGCGCAACGGCGAACCGCTGAATGCCTCACGCAGAGCGCAATTCAGCGGTGCGCGCGTGCCCGCCGACCACCTGCCGCGCGAAGACAGCGATCTGACGCTGGTCGACAAGCCCAACTCGATCGCGCTCAGGATCGCGATGGTTGCGGCCGATGAAGCCGATCTGGTGGCAACGCTGCGCTGGGGCTACGAGTGGGACATCGCCGCTGCCACGCTAATCGCGCGCGAAGCCGGGGCCGAAGTGACCGACGCCTTCGGCGCGCAGCTGCGCTATAACAAGCATGACCCGCGTGCATTCGGCTTGCTCGTATGCGCCCCCGAGATTCACGGCGAAGCGGTTGCGCGGCTAGCGGAGCGGGCGGCAGAACTTGCGCCCCGCACCAGATAG